In one window of Nothobranchius furzeri strain GRZ-AD chromosome 11, NfurGRZ-RIMD1, whole genome shotgun sequence DNA:
- the glcci1a gene encoding glucocorticoid induced 1a: MSKSAQMPLSNITVPKPSISRVPSSMEGINHELEKVFIKDNSEKEELKSLEVPDGRRAPFPPQQRSSSSRGMDTQTPSAPGRSSSCSSLSPCPSPACPQGSHDGSPYSTEDLQYDRDKDSESSSPLPKFASSPKPNNSYMFKREPPEGCEKIKAFEEMSSRQSASASVPLFSCPDKNKVNFIPTGSAFCPVKLPGSLHLTPASEPEEDGENTEAAPGADSIDSVPTQVSTSTSTDDPPEETSLSSETAELQTENPAIS; this comes from the exons ATGTCGAAGTCGGCCCAGATGCCGCTGTCCAACATCACTGTGCCAAAGCCCTCCATCTCCAGGGTTCCCAGCAGCATGGAGGGCATCAACCATGAGCTGGAGAAAGTCTTCATCAAAGACAACAGTGAAAAGGAGGAGCTGAAG TCCTTGGAGGTTCCTGATGGGCGTCGGGCACCCTTCCCTCCCCAGCAGCGCAGCAGCAGTTCCCGTGGCATGGACACCCAGACTCCATCGGCCCCTGGGAGGTCCAGCAGCTGCTCCAGCCTGTCACCATGTCCCTCCCCAGCCTGTCCTCAAGGATCTCATGATGGCAGTCCGTACTCCACAGAGGATCTCCAGTATGATAGAGATAAAG ACAGTGAAAGCAGCTCCCCGCTCCCCAAGTTTGCCTCCTCGCCCAAACCCAACAACAGCTACATGTTCAAGCGCGAGCCGCCAGAAGGCTGTGAGAAGATCAAAGCCTTCGAGGAGATGAG CTCCAGGCAGTCTGCATCAGCATCCGTCCCTCTCTTCTCCTGCCCCGACAAAAACAAGGTCAACTTCATCCCAACCGGTTCCGCGTTCTGCCCCGTCAAGCTCCCCGGCTCTCTGCACCTCACCCCAGCTTCAGAACCAGAGGAGGACGGGGAGAACACAGAGGCCGCGCCTGGGGCCGACTCCATCGATAGCGTCCCCACTCAGGTCTCCACGAGCACCAGCACAGACGACCCACCAGAGGAGACCAGCTTGTCCTCAGAGACTGCAGAGCTCCAGACAGAAAACCCAGCCATCAGCTAG